Proteins from one Prosthecomicrobium sp. N25 genomic window:
- a CDS encoding NAD(P)/FAD-dependent oxidoreductase, with protein MIPVAVIGAGMAGVTAARRLAQTGFAPVLFDKSNGISGRMATRRLADLQFDHGAQYFTARGPRFRAVLDRWCAAGLAAEWFDDRFVGLPGMNAVLRAEAAGLPLVPHCFVSGLRKDDHGWTVVVRDGDVTAPHNGRYGAVLLALPAPQAAPLAAAAGLRVDALHQAVYAPCWTLLLAYAEPIGLPDRMRFDEGPIVWIARNGSKPGRPADTETIVVQASPAWSRRHLELSPDRVASLLMEAFLRATGCGHDPLFVQAHRWRYARVEQAAGVPCLWDPDARVGCCGDWCLGPRIECAFDSGEAAAEAVIATFAA; from the coding sequence ATGATTCCGGTTGCGGTGATCGGGGCCGGCATGGCGGGTGTGACGGCGGCGCGGCGACTGGCGCAGACCGGCTTCGCACCCGTGCTCTTCGACAAGAGCAACGGCATTTCGGGTCGCATGGCGACCCGTCGGTTGGCCGACCTGCAATTCGATCACGGCGCCCAGTACTTCACTGCCCGCGGCCCCCGCTTCCGCGCCGTGCTCGACCGGTGGTGCGCGGCGGGGCTGGCGGCGGAATGGTTCGACGACCGCTTCGTCGGCCTGCCCGGAATGAACGCCGTCCTGCGGGCCGAGGCCGCGGGACTGCCGCTCGTCCCCCACTGCTTCGTGTCAGGCCTCCGCAAGGACGACCACGGTTGGACGGTGGTGGTGCGCGACGGCGATGTAACGGCCCCCCACAACGGCCGCTACGGCGCGGTCCTCCTGGCCCTGCCGGCGCCGCAGGCGGCCCCGCTCGCGGCGGCCGCCGGTCTGCGGGTCGACGCACTCCACCAAGCCGTCTACGCTCCCTGCTGGACCCTCCTCCTCGCCTATGCGGAGCCCATCGGCCTGCCCGATCGCATGCGCTTCGACGAAGGACCGATCGTCTGGATCGCCCGCAACGGGTCCAAGCCGGGCCGCCCCGCCGATACGGAGACCATCGTGGTCCAAGCCTCGCCGGCCTGGTCCCGACGCCACCTGGAACTCTCACCCGACAGGGTCGCGTCGCTGCTGATGGAGGCCTTCCTGCGGGCCACAGGCTGCGGCCATGATCCGCTCTTCGTCCAGGCCCACCGCTGGCGCTACGCGCGGGTCGAGCAGGCCGCGGGCGTGCCATGCCTTTGGGACCCGGACGCCCGAGTCGGCTGCTGCGGCGACTGGTGCCTGGGCCCGCGCATCGAATGCGCCTTCGACAGCGGCGAGGCCGCCGCCGAGGCCGTGATCGCAACCTTCGCGGCCTGA
- a CDS encoding 3-keto-5-aminohexanoate cleavage protein, translated as MAEPVWIEAALNGPWGRGLQPGIPVSVSEIVAEGIAAAEAGAAIVHFHAYDEATGRQQDDWEIYARIIEGIRARADVIAYPTIPLAGSGLGAFEPAGARDRFRHIDELGRRGLLEWTVVDPGSVNFARLDAIAAGEPGFVYLNPESHVGEGLRVSAAHGIRPSYAIYEPGFSRLGAALAARSPGLRTPVYRLMFSDRFAWGFPPRDWALEAHLRLLGEVAPGAAWMVAGLGVDIDALIEPAVARGGHVRVGLEDAIFGEARSNRALVDAAVRRVRALGRDPATTAEVRRAAARTDSVP; from the coding sequence ATGGCCGAGCCGGTGTGGATCGAGGCCGCCCTCAACGGGCCGTGGGGTCGCGGGCTGCAGCCCGGGATCCCGGTTTCGGTCTCCGAGATCGTGGCCGAGGGTATCGCGGCCGCGGAAGCCGGGGCGGCGATCGTCCACTTCCACGCCTATGACGAGGCGACCGGCCGGCAGCAGGACGACTGGGAGATCTACGCACGCATCATCGAGGGCATCCGGGCACGGGCCGACGTGATCGCCTACCCGACGATCCCGCTCGCGGGCTCCGGCCTCGGCGCCTTCGAGCCGGCCGGGGCGCGGGACCGATTCCGGCATATCGACGAACTCGGCCGGCGCGGTCTCCTGGAATGGACGGTGGTCGACCCCGGGTCGGTCAACTTCGCAAGGCTCGACGCCATCGCGGCGGGCGAGCCGGGCTTCGTCTATCTCAATCCGGAGAGCCATGTGGGCGAGGGGCTGCGGGTCTCGGCGGCGCACGGCATCCGGCCGAGCTACGCGATCTACGAGCCCGGGTTCAGCCGGCTCGGCGCGGCGCTGGCGGCGCGGTCGCCGGGCCTGAGGACGCCGGTGTACCGCCTGATGTTCTCCGATCGCTTCGCCTGGGGCTTCCCTCCGCGGGACTGGGCGCTGGAGGCGCATCTGCGGCTTCTCGGCGAGGTTGCGCCCGGGGCTGCCTGGATGGTCGCGGGGCTCGGCGTCGACATCGACGCGCTCATCGAACCGGCCGTCGCGCGCGGCGGTCATGTCCGGGTCGGGCTGGAGGACGCGATCTTCGGCGAGGCGCGGTCCAACCGGGCGCTCGTCGACGCGGCGGTGCGACGGGTGCGCGCGCTCGGGCGCGATCCGGCGACGACCGCCGAGGTTCGCCGCGCGGCGGCCCGAACCGATTCGGTCCCTTGA
- a CDS encoding HlyD family secretion protein, producing MPADATPEKTETTAVPREGAVATAGGGLPATAPQVRPQPEPRRRRRGIRFLLMVLVPLLAAAGGFAFYLHGGRYVSTDNSYVGAEKVLITPEVSGRVVSIAVTEGQPVQPGDPLFQIDPEPYRLALREAEAKVEGVRSDLAGLKTTVESLGRQIDIASESADLREKDLERKQALYGNKVTTQTEVETVRIALATARAHLETLRQQRATALDQLLGKPQLAVEDYPPYREAVTRRDRAARDLENTLLRSPIAGVATQVPAIQMGRYLSAGTTVFAIVATDRMWVDANPKETDLEFVTRGQPVEVRVDTYPDKVFRGTVESISPGTGAQFSILPPQNASGNWVKVVQRIPVRVAFDAGQDLSGLRAGMSADVAIDTGRQRSLAGLFGLEAAAGVPARKPPLPRKGS from the coding sequence ATGCCGGCTGACGCCACCCCCGAGAAGACCGAGACCACGGCCGTGCCGCGCGAAGGCGCGGTCGCGACCGCGGGCGGCGGCCTCCCGGCAACCGCGCCCCAGGTAAGGCCGCAGCCCGAACCCCGCCGGCGTCGCCGGGGGATCCGCTTCCTCCTCATGGTGTTGGTGCCGCTGCTCGCCGCCGCGGGAGGCTTTGCCTTCTACCTGCACGGCGGCCGCTACGTCTCCACCGACAACTCCTACGTGGGCGCCGAGAAGGTGCTGATCACGCCGGAGGTCTCAGGCCGCGTCGTCTCGATCGCCGTGACCGAGGGCCAGCCCGTGCAGCCCGGCGATCCGCTCTTCCAGATCGACCCCGAGCCCTACCGGCTGGCGTTGCGCGAGGCGGAGGCGAAGGTCGAGGGCGTGCGGTCGGACCTCGCCGGCCTGAAGACGACGGTCGAGAGCCTCGGCCGCCAGATCGACATCGCCAGCGAGAGCGCGGACCTTCGCGAGAAAGACCTGGAGCGCAAGCAGGCCCTCTACGGCAACAAGGTCACCACCCAGACCGAGGTCGAGACCGTGCGAATCGCCTTGGCGACGGCGCGCGCCCATTTGGAGACCCTGCGGCAGCAGCGCGCGACTGCCCTCGACCAGCTCCTGGGCAAGCCGCAACTCGCCGTCGAGGACTACCCGCCCTACCGCGAGGCCGTGACCCGGCGCGACCGGGCTGCCCGGGACCTCGAGAACACGCTCCTGCGCTCCCCGATCGCCGGGGTCGCCACCCAGGTGCCCGCGATCCAGATGGGCCGCTACCTCTCCGCCGGCACGACCGTCTTCGCGATCGTGGCCACCGACCGGATGTGGGTCGACGCCAACCCGAAGGAGACCGACCTCGAGTTCGTCACCCGCGGACAGCCCGTCGAGGTTCGCGTCGACACCTATCCCGACAAGGTTTTCCGGGGCACGGTGGAGTCGATCAGCCCCGGTACGGGCGCGCAATTCTCGATCCTTCCGCCCCAGAACGCCTCCGGGAACTGGGTGAAGGTCGTCCAGCGCATCCCCGTGCGCGTCGCCTTCGACGCCGGCCAGGACCTGTCCGGCCTCCGCGCCGGCATGAGCGCCGACGTCGCCATCGACACCGGCCGCCAGCGCAGCCTCGCCGGGCTCTTCGGCCTGGAGGCCGCCGCCGGCGTCCCCGCGCGCAAGCCGCCGCTGCCGAGGAAGGGATCGTGA
- a CDS encoding DHA2 family efflux MFS transporter permease subunit has product MITVCVMAATIMQALDTTIANVALPYMQGSLSATLDQVSWVLTSYIVAAAIMTAPVGWLAMRFGRKKVLIVCAAGFTLASMLCGIAQSITDMVLYRLLQGVFGAALVPLSQAVMMDIYPPEKRGQAMAVWGMGVMLGPIMGPTLGGWLTETLSWHWVFFVNLPFGIATVLGLMTFMEETEARPMGFDWFGFAALSIGIGALQLMLDRGESVGWFDSAEIVAEAVVSGAGFWYFVVHSLTAEKPFIPIQIFRDTNFTVGVLFMFVIGIILLATMALITPFVQSVMGYPVMQAGLLLGTRGVGTMVSMMIAGRLLGRVDARLLILTGLGLSTLPMVLMIGITPDISAFTIVWTSVVQGLGLGLVFVPMNTVAFATLPARYRTEGAAVWTLIRNMGSAVGVSIVIAELSSTTTVMHARLAELVTPWNLGLQFPGAAMMDPATEAGRALLERLVTSQALTIAYQNDFKLMTVISLLAVPLLLLIRTAKRPASVAPAAAHAD; this is encoded by the coding sequence ATGATCACCGTCTGCGTGATGGCGGCGACGATCATGCAGGCCCTCGACACGACCATCGCCAACGTGGCGCTGCCCTACATGCAGGGCAGCCTGTCGGCGACCCTCGACCAGGTGAGCTGGGTCCTGACCTCCTACATCGTGGCCGCCGCCATCATGACCGCCCCGGTCGGCTGGCTCGCCATGCGCTTCGGCCGCAAGAAGGTGCTGATCGTCTGCGCGGCCGGGTTCACCCTCGCCAGCATGCTGTGCGGCATTGCCCAGTCCATCACCGACATGGTGCTCTACCGGCTCCTCCAGGGCGTCTTCGGTGCCGCCCTGGTGCCGCTGAGCCAGGCCGTCATGATGGACATCTATCCCCCCGAGAAGCGCGGCCAGGCCATGGCGGTGTGGGGCATGGGCGTCATGCTCGGCCCCATCATGGGCCCGACGCTGGGCGGCTGGCTCACCGAGACCCTGTCCTGGCACTGGGTCTTCTTCGTCAACCTGCCCTTCGGCATCGCGACCGTCCTCGGCCTGATGACCTTTATGGAGGAGACCGAGGCGCGCCCCATGGGCTTTGACTGGTTCGGCTTCGCGGCGCTGTCCATCGGCATCGGCGCGCTCCAGTTGATGCTCGACCGGGGCGAGAGCGTCGGCTGGTTCGACAGCGCCGAGATCGTCGCCGAGGCGGTCGTATCCGGCGCGGGCTTCTGGTACTTCGTCGTCCATTCGTTGACCGCCGAGAAGCCCTTCATCCCGATCCAGATCTTCCGGGACACGAACTTCACCGTCGGGGTGCTGTTCATGTTCGTGATCGGCATCATCCTCCTGGCCACCATGGCGCTGATCACCCCCTTCGTGCAGAGCGTCATGGGCTATCCGGTGATGCAGGCCGGGCTCCTCCTCGGCACCCGCGGCGTCGGCACAATGGTGTCCATGATGATCGCCGGGCGGCTCCTGGGCCGCGTCGACGCGCGCCTCCTGATCCTGACCGGCCTCGGGCTGTCGACCCTGCCCATGGTCCTGATGATCGGCATCACCCCCGACATCAGTGCCTTCACGATCGTCTGGACCTCGGTCGTCCAGGGCCTCGGCCTCGGCCTCGTCTTCGTGCCCATGAACACGGTCGCCTTCGCGACGCTCCCGGCCCGCTACCGCACCGAGGGCGCGGCGGTCTGGACCCTGATCCGCAACATGGGCAGCGCCGTGGGCGTGTCGATCGTCATCGCCGAGCTGAGCTCGACCACGACCGTCATGCACGCCCGCCTCGCCGAACTCGTGACGCCCTGGAACCTCGGCCTGCAATTCCCCGGCGCCGCCATGATGGACCCCGCCACCGAGGCCGGCCGGGCCTTGCTCGAGCGCCTCGTCACCTCCCAGGCGCTCACCATCGCGTACCAGAACGACTTCAAGCTGATGACGGTCATCAGCCTGCTCGCCGTGCCGCTGCTCCTGCTGATCCGGACCGCCAAGCGCCCCGCCTCGGTCGCGCCCGCGGCCGCCCACGCCGACTGA
- a CDS encoding sugar-binding protein: MKKIVSTALLVGTALALSMGGAAAQGKKYTFALVPKNMNNPFFDQALAGCRKAEKELNGAVECLYIGPGEHGGGEEQVQIVNDLIAKKVDGIAVSPSNAAAMASALEGAKKAGIPVLTWDSDLLPKDKALRVAYVGTKNYDIGVNIAKIVQSIKPNGGTICIQSGGAAAANHNERMQGIRDTLAGATGTTSPGNRLTGQNNWKEADGCPLYTDDDFPRSVQQMEDILGKMPNLDAFTPTGGFPQFLPDAYRKVAEKYKAKIADGSLALVVADTLPVQMDLMKAGLSRGQVGQRPFEMGYKAMFFLKDLKEGKTVADPTYTGLDVCTPKNIETCIGG; the protein is encoded by the coding sequence ATGAAGAAGATCGTCTCGACGGCCCTGCTGGTCGGCACGGCCCTGGCGCTCTCGATGGGCGGCGCCGCGGCGCAGGGCAAGAAGTACACCTTCGCGCTCGTGCCGAAGAACATGAACAACCCCTTCTTCGACCAGGCGCTGGCGGGCTGCCGCAAGGCCGAGAAGGAGCTGAACGGCGCCGTCGAGTGCCTCTACATCGGCCCCGGCGAGCACGGCGGCGGCGAGGAGCAGGTCCAGATCGTCAACGACCTGATCGCCAAGAAGGTCGACGGCATCGCCGTCTCGCCGTCGAACGCGGCCGCCATGGCGAGCGCGCTCGAGGGCGCCAAGAAGGCCGGCATCCCGGTGCTCACCTGGGACTCCGACCTCCTGCCGAAGGACAAGGCCCTGCGCGTCGCCTATGTCGGCACGAAGAACTACGACATCGGCGTGAACATCGCCAAGATCGTCCAGTCCATCAAGCCGAACGGCGGCACGATCTGCATCCAGTCCGGCGGCGCCGCCGCGGCCAACCACAACGAGCGCATGCAGGGCATTCGCGACACCCTGGCGGGCGCCACCGGCACGACCTCGCCCGGCAACCGCCTCACCGGCCAGAACAACTGGAAGGAGGCCGACGGCTGCCCGCTCTACACCGACGACGACTTCCCGCGGTCGGTGCAGCAGATGGAGGACATCCTCGGCAAGATGCCGAACCTGGACGCCTTCACGCCGACCGGCGGCTTCCCGCAGTTCCTGCCGGACGCCTACCGCAAGGTCGCCGAGAAGTACAAGGCGAAGATCGCCGACGGCTCGCTCGCCCTCGTGGTCGCCGACACGCTGCCGGTCCAGATGGACCTCATGAAGGCCGGCCTCTCCCGCGGCCAGGTCGGCCAGCGGCCCTTCGAGATGGGCTACAAGGCCATGTTCTTCCTGAAGGACCTGAAGGAGGGCAAGACCGTCGCCGACCCGACCTACACGGGCCTCGACGTCTGCACGCCCAAGAACATCGAAACCTGCATCGGCGGGTGA
- a CDS encoding GtrA family protein, with amino-acid sequence MPALRSSMLLALSDQFLRYALVGIAAAIGHYGTLIGLVEGGFAGAVAASLAGFVVGGVISYMLNRRFTFASERSHAGAVPRFAVIAGAAFLMTGALMHALTAWAGIHYLVAQLVTTGIVLVWTFFANRFWTFRG; translated from the coding sequence ATGCCAGCCCTCCGGTCCTCCATGCTCCTCGCCCTGTCCGACCAGTTCCTGCGCTACGCCCTCGTCGGGATCGCGGCGGCGATCGGTCACTACGGGACGCTGATCGGGCTCGTCGAGGGCGGCTTCGCCGGGGCGGTCGCGGCCTCGCTGGCCGGGTTCGTGGTCGGGGGCGTGATCTCCTACATGCTCAACCGGCGCTTCACCTTCGCGAGCGAGCGGAGCCATGCGGGCGCGGTGCCGCGCTTCGCCGTGATCGCTGGGGCGGCCTTCCTGATGACGGGGGCGCTGATGCACGCCCTGACGGCGTGGGCGGGGATCCATTACCTGGTGGCGCAGCTCGTCACGACCGGCATCGTGCTCGTCTGGACCTTCTTCGCCAACCGGTTCTGGACGTTCCGCGGCTGA
- a CDS encoding ATP-binding cassette domain-containing protein produces the protein MSLLTLRHVSKSFGAIKALQDVDLSIGKGEIVGLMGDNGAGKSTLVKLIAGNFPPTSGEIVLDGEVCHFHKPVEARKKGIEVVYQDLALCDNLTAAANVFLGREIKRKVGPFKFLDHKAMVHRAGQIFVELKSETRPRDLVRQMSGGQRQAVAIARTRLSNAKIVLMDEPTAAISVRQVAEVLDLIRRLRDAGIAVVLISHRMPDVFAVCDRVVVMRRGRKVADKQIRLSSPEEVTGLITGAIHAA, from the coding sequence ATGAGCCTCCTGACTCTCAGGCACGTTTCCAAGAGCTTCGGCGCCATCAAGGCGCTCCAGGACGTCGACCTGTCGATCGGCAAGGGCGAGATCGTCGGCCTGATGGGCGACAACGGCGCCGGCAAATCGACCCTCGTCAAGCTGATCGCCGGCAACTTCCCCCCGACCTCGGGCGAGATCGTGCTCGACGGGGAGGTCTGCCATTTCCACAAGCCCGTCGAGGCCCGCAAGAAAGGCATCGAGGTCGTCTACCAGGACCTCGCCCTCTGCGACAACCTCACGGCCGCCGCCAACGTCTTCCTCGGCCGCGAGATCAAGCGCAAGGTCGGTCCGTTCAAGTTCCTCGACCACAAGGCCATGGTCCACAGGGCCGGCCAGATCTTCGTCGAGCTGAAGTCGGAGACCAGGCCCCGCGACCTCGTCCGCCAGATGTCGGGCGGCCAGCGCCAGGCGGTCGCCATCGCCCGCACCCGCCTCTCCAACGCCAAGATCGTGCTGATGGACGAGCCGACCGCGGCGATCAGCGTGCGTCAGGTCGCCGAGGTGCTCGACCTCATCCGCCGCCTGCGCGACGCCGGCATCGCGGTCGTCCTGATCTCCCACCGCATGCCCGACGTCTTCGCCGTCTGCGACCGGGTCGTCGTGATGCGCCGTGGCCGCAAGGTCGCCGACAAGCAGATCCGCCTCTCCTCGCCCGAGGAGGTGACGGGCCTCATCACGGGGGCGATCCATGCCGCATGA
- a CDS encoding MarR family winged helix-turn-helix transcriptional regulator, whose translation MTQKPILTGADPRREAFLLLVDAARMVRTHVDHKAREQGTTRAQWALLGRLSRQEGLTQAELADLLEIQPISLTRLVDRLDAQGFVERRPHPTDRRANRLFITNAGREALANFAPLAAEVMQEIFAGLDPEAVASLAAVLDRVKRNCKAAAEARCAAARTELSHAG comes from the coding sequence ATGACACAGAAACCGATCCTCACCGGCGCCGATCCTCGGCGCGAAGCCTTCCTCCTGCTCGTCGATGCCGCCCGGATGGTCCGGACCCATGTCGACCACAAGGCGCGGGAGCAGGGAACCACGCGCGCGCAGTGGGCGTTGCTCGGTCGCCTCTCCCGACAGGAGGGCCTCACCCAGGCGGAATTGGCGGATCTCCTGGAGATCCAGCCGATCTCGCTGACCCGCCTGGTGGACCGGCTCGACGCCCAGGGCTTCGTGGAGCGCCGCCCGCATCCGACCGACCGTCGGGCCAACAGGCTCTTCATCACGAATGCCGGCCGCGAGGCGCTCGCCAACTTCGCGCCGCTGGCCGCCGAGGTCATGCAGGAAATCTTCGCGGGGCTCGATCCGGAGGCGGTCGCCTCCCTGGCCGCCGTGCTCGACCGCGTGAAGCGCAATTGCAAGGCCGCCGCCGAAGCCCGGTGCGCCGCGGCCAGGACGGAGCTTTCCCATGCCGGCTGA
- a CDS encoding ABC transporter permease yields the protein MPHEPTAPTAAQDSVAIENMLSVKEKSLLDHLLSAQSFWVTVVFLSIFAFMSWLQPDSFPTANNLYNISRNFAFIGIMALGMTCVILTGGIDLSVGSIMGMVAVVCGLVLQAQYPWYAAVAAGLLAGGAVGVVNGFFVAYVGLSSFVVTLGAMSIARSLAIVLSGNKMIYDFGPSGPTFKLLGGGDNLGLPLPFPIANPVLILIVLTIVLALVLRMSAWGRHLYAIGGNEHAATLTGVNVKAVKLSAYVISALSASLASILIVGWQGSAINALGQSYELRVIASTVIGGADLMGGAGGAYGAFIGAALIELIRNSLLMAGVDSNWQGAFVGVIIILAVLLERVRGRKRA from the coding sequence ATGCCGCATGAGCCGACCGCGCCCACGGCCGCGCAGGACTCCGTCGCCATCGAGAACATGCTGTCCGTCAAGGAGAAGAGCCTCCTGGACCATCTCCTGTCGGCCCAGTCCTTCTGGGTGACGGTCGTCTTCCTCTCGATCTTCGCCTTCATGAGCTGGCTGCAGCCCGACAGCTTCCCGACGGCCAACAACCTCTACAACATCTCCCGCAACTTCGCCTTCATCGGCATCATGGCGCTGGGCATGACCTGCGTCATCCTGACGGGCGGCATCGACCTCTCGGTCGGCTCGATCATGGGCATGGTGGCGGTGGTCTGCGGCCTCGTCCTGCAGGCCCAGTACCCGTGGTACGCGGCCGTGGCGGCCGGCCTCCTCGCCGGCGGGGCGGTCGGCGTCGTGAACGGCTTCTTCGTCGCCTATGTCGGCCTGTCCTCCTTCGTGGTCACGCTCGGCGCCATGTCGATCGCCCGCTCGCTCGCGATCGTCCTGTCCGGCAACAAGATGATCTACGACTTCGGCCCCAGCGGCCCGACCTTCAAGCTCCTCGGCGGCGGCGACAACCTCGGCCTGCCCCTGCCCTTCCCCATCGCCAACCCGGTGCTGATCCTGATCGTCCTGACGATCGTGCTCGCCCTCGTGCTGCGGATGAGCGCCTGGGGCCGCCATCTCTACGCCATCGGCGGCAACGAGCACGCCGCCACCCTGACGGGCGTCAACGTCAAGGCCGTCAAGCTCTCCGCCTACGTGATCTCGGCCCTCTCCGCCTCGCTCGCCTCGATCCTGATCGTCGGCTGGCAGGGCTCCGCCATCAATGCCCTCGGCCAGTCCTACGAATTGCGCGTCATCGCCTCGACGGTGATCGGCGGCGCGGACCTGATGGGCGGCGCCGGCGGAGCCTACGGCGCCTTCATCGGCGCGGCCCTGATCGAGCTCATCCGAAACTCGCTGCTCATGGCCGGCGTCGATTCCAACTGGCAGGGCGCCTTCGTCGGCGTGATCATCATCCTGGCGGTCCTGCTCGAGCGGGTCCGCGGACGCAAGCGGGCCTGA
- a CDS encoding SDR family oxidoreductase codes for MSQLSGEIAVVTGGTQGLGAAIARVFAERGAAGIVTCGRSVEKGEAKAREIQEATGCRVVFVPADLARVEDCRAVIAAADDAFGRVDALVNAAGVTDRGTILDTPPELFDRIFAVNVRAPFYLMEGAIAIMRRERIEGTIVNIGSMSAKAGQPFLAAYCASKGALATLTENTAYALLRNRIRVNGLNIGWMASDGEDRIQREFHHAAPDWLEKASSQQPWGRLIDPFEVGRACAFLCSEESGLMTGSVINYDQSIWGAYDGAPKPDRPL; via the coding sequence ATGTCCCAGCTTTCCGGCGAGATCGCCGTGGTCACCGGCGGCACCCAGGGCCTCGGCGCCGCCATCGCGCGCGTCTTCGCGGAGCGCGGCGCGGCCGGGATCGTCACCTGCGGGCGGTCGGTGGAGAAGGGCGAGGCGAAGGCCCGGGAGATCCAGGAGGCGACCGGCTGCCGGGTGGTGTTCGTGCCCGCCGACCTCGCCCGCGTCGAGGACTGCCGGGCCGTGATCGCCGCCGCCGACGATGCCTTCGGGCGCGTCGACGCCCTCGTCAACGCCGCCGGCGTCACCGACCGGGGCACCATCCTGGACACCCCGCCCGAGCTCTTCGACCGCATCTTCGCCGTCAACGTGCGCGCGCCCTTCTACCTGATGGAGGGTGCCATCGCGATCATGCGGCGGGAGAGGATCGAGGGCACGATCGTCAACATTGGGTCGATGTCGGCGAAGGCCGGCCAGCCGTTCCTGGCCGCCTACTGCGCCTCCAAGGGCGCCCTCGCCACGTTGACCGAAAACACCGCCTACGCGCTGCTGCGCAACCGCATCCGCGTCAATGGCCTGAACATCGGCTGGATGGCCTCCGACGGCGAGGACCGGATCCAGCGCGAGTTCCACCACGCCGCGCCCGACTGGCTCGAAAAGGCCTCGTCGCAGCAGCCTTGGGGGCGGTTGATCGACCCCTTCGAGGTCGGCCGCGCCTGCGCTTTCCTCTGCTCCGAGGAGTCCGGGCTGATGACCGGGTCGGTGATCAACTACGACCAGTCCATCTGGGGCGCCTATGACGGCGCGCCCAAGCCCGACCGGCCCCTCTGA
- a CDS encoding alpha/beta fold hydrolase, with amino-acid sequence MTLRTSLAALAGLAACLVLGPALAADYPAPKDGVYVAKDFKFHTGDRHAEVRLAYKTIGEPTGEPVLILHGTAGSAQSMLTPGFAGELFGEGQSLDAKKYFIILPDALGAGKSSKPSDGLKAEYPAYNYDDMVDAQYRLVTEGLGIKHLRLVLGNSMGGMHAWVWGTRYPEMMDAIVPMASQPTAMSGRNWMMRRLMIETIKADPDYKGGNYTTPPKFAAIANVFYGTGTNGGDMALQSQAPTREAADKIIDARLKAAFTADTNDFLYQWASSADYDPSAKLSAIKAHVLAINSADDERNPVSTGLMAEAMKQVKNGRLHVIPASTATAGHGTTGGMAKLWAPQLAEFLASVPKM; translated from the coding sequence ATGACGCTTCGCACCAGCCTCGCGGCCCTGGCCGGGCTCGCCGCCTGCCTCGTCCTCGGTCCCGCCCTGGCGGCCGACTATCCGGCGCCGAAGGACGGCGTCTATGTCGCCAAGGACTTCAAGTTCCATACCGGCGACCGCCACGCGGAAGTCCGTCTCGCCTACAAGACCATCGGCGAGCCGACCGGCGAGCCGGTGCTGATCCTGCACGGGACCGCCGGGTCTGCCCAGAGCATGCTGACGCCCGGCTTCGCGGGGGAGCTCTTCGGCGAAGGCCAGTCGCTCGACGCGAAGAAGTATTTCATCATCCTTCCCGACGCGCTCGGGGCCGGCAAGTCGTCGAAGCCGTCGGACGGTCTCAAGGCCGAGTATCCGGCCTACAACTACGACGACATGGTCGACGCCCAATACCGGCTCGTTACCGAGGGCCTCGGCATCAAGCACCTCCGCCTCGTGCTCGGAAATTCGATGGGCGGCATGCATGCCTGGGTCTGGGGCACGCGCTATCCGGAGATGATGGACGCCATCGTGCCGATGGCCTCGCAGCCGACCGCGATGTCGGGCCGCAACTGGATGATGCGCCGCCTGATGATCGAGACCATCAAGGCCGACCCCGACTACAAGGGCGGCAACTACACGACGCCGCCGAAGTTCGCCGCCATCGCGAACGTCTTCTACGGCACCGGCACGAACGGCGGCGACATGGCCCTGCAGAGCCAGGCGCCGACCCGCGAGGCGGCCGACAAAATCATCGACGCCCGGCTCAAGGCGGCGTTCACGGCGGACACGAACGACTTCCTCTACCAGTGGGCCTCCTCGGCGGACTACGACCCGTCGGCGAAGCTCTCCGCCATCAAGGCTCACGTGCTCGCCATCAACTCGGCCGACGACGAGCGCAACCCGGTGTCGACCGGCCTGATGGCCGAGGCCATGAAGCAGGTGAAGAACGGCCGCCTCCACGTCATTCCGGCGAGCACGGCCACGGCCGGCCACGGGACGACCGGGGGCATGGCGAAGCTCTGGGCGCCGCAGCTCGCCGAATTCCTGGCGAGCGTGCCGAAGATGTGA